A DNA window from Actinomadura luzonensis contains the following coding sequences:
- a CDS encoding GOLPH3/VPS74 family protein gives MNRLPLHQDLYLIAHDQSGKLLVHPASMGLGLAGAAMLELALAGRVAVARGRVAASVPSRPAADPADAADDFSGDLLALVTREPGDVRTPVKKAAGAAYERTREALVAAGVLRRTTKRVMGLLPTTRYLIADIASVVRASSGARSAVEGWRQPDARCAALCGLVAALRLEEELYLDQPSGRLAARLREIAREGSREVAELVGVVETLVGEAAVAVYR, from the coding sequence GTGAACCGGCTGCCGCTGCACCAGGACCTGTACCTCATCGCGCACGACCAGTCCGGCAAGCTGCTGGTCCACCCGGCCTCGATGGGGCTGGGGCTGGCCGGGGCGGCGATGCTGGAGCTGGCGCTGGCCGGCCGCGTCGCGGTGGCCAGGGGGCGGGTGGCGGCCTCTGTCCCGTCCCGGCCCGCCGCCGATCCCGCCGACGCCGCCGACGACTTCTCGGGCGACCTGCTCGCGCTCGTCACGCGGGAGCCCGGCGACGTGCGGACGCCGGTCAAGAAGGCGGCCGGCGCCGCCTACGAGCGCACCCGCGAGGCGCTGGTCGCCGCCGGGGTGCTGCGGCGCACGACCAAGCGGGTGATGGGGCTGCTGCCGACCACCCGCTACCTGATCGCGGACATCGCCTCCGTGGTGCGGGCCTCGTCCGGGGCCCGTTCGGCGGTGGAGGGCTGGCGGCAGCCGGACGCGCGCTGCGCCGCGCTGTGCGGGCTGGTCGCGGCGCTGCGGCTGGAGGAGGAGCTGTATCTCGACCAGCCGTCCGGCCGCCTCGCGGCGCGGCTGCGGGAGATCGCCCGCGAGGGCTCACGGGAGGTCGCCGAGCTGGTCGGCGTCGTGGAGACGCTGGTCGGGGAGGCGGCGGTAGCCGTTTACCGGTGA
- a CDS encoding APC family permease has protein sequence MRTQESIEQFGYRQELRRGVGLTDLVFYGLVFMVPIAPFAIFGLVYSRSGGMPVLAYLVGMVALLFTASSYAQMVRAFPLSGSVYNYAGRGIAPPVGFLTGWMVLLDYILVPSLLYLVASIAMHDIVPAVPVWAWLVGFVAVNMAINLRGIRMTVRLTRVMIVAELVVLALFLLVGIWALLQGKGRGFSLEPLFNAGTFSWPVVFAAVSVAVLSFLGFDGISMLVEESTGGSEQVGRAMRMALVLAGVLFVTQVWVAALLVPDPDGLLRSGSGTAFYDAAAVAGGEWLRHVTSAATALSWGLANTLVAQVAVSRLLYAMARDRQLPSFLARVSVRHSVPANAIVLVSALSVGLGVWMSVRRDGVDLLSSLINMGAMVAFIVLHVSVIVHYVVRGGSRAWWPHLVAPLAGMGILILVVINANVLAQVVGLAWLAAGVLMLISLYALGRRPALGGVPASRRPPAATEAS, from the coding sequence GTGCGCACACAGGAGAGCATCGAGCAGTTCGGCTACCGCCAGGAGTTACGGCGCGGGGTCGGGCTGACCGACCTCGTCTTCTACGGCCTGGTGTTCATGGTGCCGATCGCGCCGTTCGCCATCTTCGGCCTGGTCTACTCCCGTTCCGGGGGCATGCCGGTGCTGGCCTACCTGGTGGGGATGGTGGCGCTGCTGTTCACCGCCTCGTCGTACGCGCAGATGGTCAGGGCGTTCCCGTTGTCGGGGTCGGTCTACAACTACGCGGGGCGGGGCATCGCGCCGCCGGTCGGCTTCCTGACCGGCTGGATGGTGCTGCTCGACTACATCCTCGTGCCGAGCCTGCTCTACCTGGTGGCCTCCATCGCCATGCACGACATCGTGCCGGCGGTGCCGGTGTGGGCGTGGCTGGTCGGCTTCGTCGCCGTCAACATGGCGATCAACCTGCGCGGCATCCGGATGACGGTCCGGCTGACCCGGGTGATGATCGTCGCCGAGCTGGTCGTGCTGGCGTTGTTCCTGCTGGTCGGGATCTGGGCGCTGCTGCAGGGCAAGGGCCGCGGGTTCAGCCTGGAGCCGCTGTTCAACGCCGGGACGTTCTCCTGGCCGGTGGTCTTCGCCGCGGTCTCGGTCGCGGTCCTGTCCTTCCTCGGCTTCGACGGGATCAGCATGCTGGTGGAGGAGTCCACCGGCGGCTCGGAGCAGGTCGGGCGGGCCATGCGGATGGCGCTGGTGCTAGCCGGGGTGCTGTTCGTCACGCAGGTGTGGGTCGCCGCCCTGCTCGTGCCCGACCCGGACGGGCTGCTGCGCTCCGGCAGCGGCACCGCCTTCTACGACGCCGCCGCGGTGGCGGGGGGCGAGTGGCTGCGGCACGTCACCTCGGCCGCCACCGCGCTGTCCTGGGGGCTGGCCAACACGCTGGTGGCGCAGGTCGCCGTCTCCCGCCTGCTGTACGCGATGGCCCGCGACCGGCAGCTCCCGTCGTTCCTCGCCCGGGTGTCGGTGCGGCACTCGGTGCCGGCCAACGCGATCGTGCTGGTGTCGGCGCTGTCGGTGGGGCTCGGGGTCTGGATGTCCGTGCGGCGGGACGGGGTGGACCTGCTCAGCAGCCTCATCAACATGGGCGCGATGGTGGCCTTCATCGTCCTGCACGTGTCGGTGATCGTGCACTACGTGGTGCGCGGCGGCTCGCGGGCGTGGTGGCCGCACCTGGTCGCGCCGCTGGCCGGCATGGGCATCCTGATCCTCGTGGTGATCAACGCGAACGTCCTGGCGCAGGTCGTCGGGCTCGCCTGGCTGGCCGCCGGCGTGCTGATGCTGATCTCCCTGTACGCGCTCGGCCGGCGTCCGGCCTTGGGCGGCGTCCCGGCGTCCCGGCGTCCGCCGGCCGCGACGGAGGCGTCGTGA
- a CDS encoding multicopper oxidase family protein yields MLVTGAFAAGSALTAGLAPPAAAQHGPAVLRPRPSTVTLGRRRVRTWTYNDELPGPTISASTGDIVHATLVNDLPEATTVHWHGIQLDHRMDGAPGYSQKATPPGGKFPYVFRVPFPGTYFYHSHVGMQADRGLYGPLIVHDPREPLSYDEEYTVVLDDWLDGLLGTPDEVLRRLNASTDHDDTLRSDLLGGVTGDVRHPLYLVNGRPPEAPATFSARPGRRVRFRVINAAADTAFRVALGGHRMTVTHADGCGVRPVTVDTFLVGMGERYDFLVRLGDGVFPLVAMAEGKGARAFAVVRTSGGRAPGPEAKVPQLDGRRLAYRDLQARTRPDLPKPERTVLVTLGMRPSGNEWTMNDRLASDPFRLRVDRGETIRVVLDNQSPMWHPMHLHGHTFQLRVPNGSGPHKDTVNVKPRERVEFDVLTANPGEWMFHCHNLYHQEQGMMGVLGYGRPPRRRAAHGHH; encoded by the coding sequence TTGCTGGTCACCGGGGCGTTCGCGGCCGGATCGGCGCTGACGGCGGGGCTCGCGCCCCCTGCGGCGGCCCAGCACGGGCCGGCCGTGCTGCGGCCCCGTCCCTCGACGGTCACCCTCGGCCGCCGCAGGGTCCGCACGTGGACGTACAACGACGAGCTGCCGGGCCCGACGATCAGCGCCTCCACCGGCGACATCGTGCACGCGACGCTGGTCAACGACCTGCCGGAGGCGACGACCGTGCACTGGCACGGCATCCAGCTCGACCACCGGATGGACGGCGCGCCGGGGTACTCGCAGAAGGCGACCCCGCCGGGCGGGAAGTTCCCCTACGTCTTCCGGGTGCCGTTCCCCGGCACGTACTTCTACCACTCGCACGTCGGCATGCAGGCCGACCGCGGCCTGTACGGGCCGCTCATCGTGCACGACCCGCGCGAGCCGCTGAGTTACGACGAGGAGTACACGGTGGTGCTCGACGACTGGCTCGACGGCCTGCTCGGCACCCCCGACGAGGTGCTGCGCCGGCTCAACGCCAGCACCGACCACGACGACACGCTGCGCAGCGACCTGCTCGGCGGCGTCACCGGCGACGTCCGGCACCCGCTCTACCTGGTGAACGGGCGCCCGCCGGAGGCGCCCGCGACGTTCTCGGCCCGCCCGGGGCGGCGGGTCAGGTTCCGGGTGATCAACGCGGCCGCCGACACCGCCTTCCGGGTGGCGCTCGGCGGGCACCGCATGACGGTCACGCACGCCGACGGGTGCGGGGTGCGGCCGGTCACCGTCGACACGTTCCTCGTCGGGATGGGCGAGCGCTACGACTTCCTGGTCCGGCTGGGCGACGGGGTGTTCCCGCTGGTGGCGATGGCGGAGGGCAAGGGGGCGCGGGCGTTCGCCGTGGTGCGGACCTCGGGCGGGCGCGCGCCGGGGCCGGAGGCCAAGGTGCCGCAGCTCGACGGGCGGCGGCTGGCGTACCGGGACCTCCAGGCGCGCACCCGTCCCGACCTGCCCAAGCCGGAGCGGACGGTGCTGGTCACGCTCGGCATGCGCCCGTCGGGCAACGAGTGGACGATGAACGACCGGCTGGCGAGCGACCCGTTCCGGCTGCGGGTGGACCGCGGCGAGACGATCCGGGTCGTGCTGGACAACCAGTCGCCCATGTGGCACCCGATGCACCTGCACGGTCACACCTTCCAGCTCCGCGTGCCGAACGGGAGCGGGCCCCACAAGGACACGGTGAACGTCAAGCCGCGCGAGCGCGTCGAGTTCGACGTGCTGACCGCCAACCCGGGCGAGTGGATGTTCCACTGCCACAACCTGTACCACCAGGAGCAGGGCATGATGGGCGTGCTCGGCTACGGCCGGCCGCCCCGGCGGCGGGCCGCGCACGGTCACCATTGA
- a CDS encoding DUF6223 family protein: MSVHHLLAAALAQPVGAYTLTSGRLWSLVAVLLGLIGVVAGGLALARARARRRGAVVALAAGLACAVIGGLVVAAAEGGPGTGYGIVGGWAALGLGLLAVALGALTLIRSRRPA; this comes from the coding sequence ATGTCCGTCCATCACCTGCTGGCCGCCGCCCTGGCCCAGCCCGTCGGCGCGTACACCCTGACCTCGGGGCGGCTCTGGTCGTTGGTGGCCGTCCTGCTGGGGCTGATCGGCGTGGTCGCCGGCGGGCTGGCGCTGGCCCGCGCCCGGGCCCGGAGAAGAGGAGCCGTCGTGGCCCTGGCGGCGGGGCTCGCCTGCGCGGTCATCGGCGGGCTGGTGGTGGCCGCCGCCGAGGGCGGCCCCGGCACCGGCTACGGGATCGTCGGCGGCTGGGCCGCCCTGGGGCTCGGGCTGCTCGCCGTCGCCCTCGGCGCGCTCACCCTGATCCGCTCCCGCCGCCCCGCCTGA
- a CDS encoding LacI family DNA-binding transcriptional regulator has product MRPTARQVAELAGVSVATVSYVLSGRDRPVGAETRQRVLDAARQLGYTPNQAARSLRKRRTQRVCLVLSTLGGVPSDERLATDLHEMADARGYSVITLAVYSEARAKAAVDVLRGGIADGALVNVVGDHLTRDMLNDLAAAGLPLVVLSNEAGLEGCDVVRTPQAEACEEAVEHLLAQGRRRIAFLAHRHELHREQPEGRLLGYTRALDRHGVTERIITTGADDRVAAYQTATELLRSPDRPDAIFAASDRAAISAIWAARDAGLRVPGDVAVVGAGNIDEGLITNPQLSTVGPLRHDYTDVARLLFDRLQAEEAPPAREIVRSWTYLRRGSS; this is encoded by the coding sequence ATGAGACCCACAGCACGCCAGGTCGCCGAACTCGCGGGCGTCTCCGTCGCGACCGTCAGCTACGTCCTCAGCGGCCGCGACCGCCCGGTCGGCGCCGAGACGCGGCAACGCGTCCTCGACGCCGCCAGGCAGCTCGGCTACACGCCCAACCAGGCCGCGCGCAGCCTGCGCAAACGCCGCACCCAGCGGGTCTGCCTGGTGCTCAGCACGCTCGGCGGCGTCCCGTCCGACGAGCGGCTGGCCACCGACCTGCACGAGATGGCCGACGCGCGCGGCTACTCCGTCATCACGCTGGCCGTCTACAGCGAGGCCCGCGCGAAGGCGGCCGTGGACGTGCTGCGCGGCGGCATCGCCGACGGCGCGCTGGTCAACGTCGTCGGCGACCACCTCACCCGCGACATGCTCAACGACCTGGCCGCCGCCGGCCTGCCGCTGGTGGTGCTGAGCAACGAGGCCGGGCTGGAGGGCTGCGACGTCGTCAGGACGCCGCAGGCCGAGGCGTGCGAGGAGGCCGTCGAGCACCTGCTGGCGCAGGGCCGGCGGCGCATCGCGTTCCTCGCGCACCGCCACGAGCTGCACCGGGAGCAGCCCGAGGGCCGGCTCCTCGGCTACACCAGGGCCCTCGACCGGCACGGCGTCACCGAGCGGATCATCACCACGGGGGCGGATGACCGCGTGGCGGCTTACCAGACGGCCACCGAGCTGCTGCGTTCCCCCGACCGTCCCGACGCGATCTTCGCGGCCTCCGACCGGGCCGCGATCAGCGCGATCTGGGCGGCCAGGGACGCGGGGCTGCGCGTGCCCGGCGACGTCGCCGTCGTCGGCGCCGGCAACATCGACGAGGGTCTCATCACCAATCCGCAGCTCAGCACCGTCGGCCCGCTCAGGCACGACTACACCGACGTCGCCCGGCTGCTGTTCGACCGCCTCCAGGCCGAGGAGGCGCCGCCCGCCCGCGAGATCGTCCGCTCCTGGACCTACCTGCGGCGCGGCTCCTCCTGA
- a CDS encoding sugar ABC transporter substrate-binding protein — translation MSPTLSRRDLLRLAGAAATASAAVPVLTACAGAPPAPSAGGGEPGTFTVYWNAGHDYQAYRKVVAEFEQANKVKVNLQKYQWPDLRTRLLADFASGTVPDLVEEPGGWVQEFAISGNARSLQDFVDRDGEAMGFPADWQPVTVERNSYQGKVYGVQLHLTCNTLLYNKAMLREAGVEVPSTWEEFLAAARKLTKDGVYGVALNQDYTYLWPWMVQAGVTPYEPGSGAIMEPRAAAVEALQFQADLIHKHKVAPVPVSSTDYSGPQKLFSARRAAMILTGPWDLDPIRKTSPDLELGVAPPLKHRTRATQAAGVSMFVPAKAARPELSWDFIKRVTALEVEQAATKETGMLMPRKSWSDLPEVQSDPDIKVFADALPTAQDSSQQVRLTGQLGKWEEQLKVMYQQVLIQNQPAAEALDAFARSAEGYLK, via the coding sequence ATGTCCCCCACTCTCAGCCGCCGTGACCTGCTCCGCCTGGCCGGGGCCGCCGCCACCGCGTCCGCCGCCGTGCCCGTCCTCACGGCCTGCGCGGGCGCGCCGCCCGCGCCCTCGGCCGGCGGCGGCGAGCCGGGCACGTTCACCGTCTACTGGAACGCCGGCCACGACTACCAGGCCTACCGGAAGGTCGTCGCCGAGTTCGAGCAGGCCAACAAGGTGAAGGTCAACCTGCAGAAGTACCAGTGGCCGGACCTCCGCACCCGGCTGCTGGCCGACTTCGCCTCCGGGACCGTTCCCGACCTGGTGGAGGAGCCCGGCGGGTGGGTGCAGGAGTTCGCGATCTCCGGCAACGCCCGCTCGTTGCAGGACTTCGTGGACCGCGACGGTGAGGCCATGGGCTTCCCCGCCGACTGGCAGCCGGTCACCGTGGAGCGCAACTCCTACCAGGGCAAGGTGTACGGGGTGCAGCTCCACCTGACCTGCAACACGCTGCTCTACAACAAGGCCATGCTGCGCGAGGCCGGCGTGGAGGTGCCGTCGACGTGGGAGGAGTTCCTGGCGGCCGCCCGGAAGCTGACCAAGGACGGCGTGTACGGCGTCGCGCTCAACCAGGACTACACCTACCTGTGGCCGTGGATGGTGCAGGCCGGCGTCACCCCGTACGAGCCGGGGAGCGGCGCGATCATGGAGCCGCGGGCGGCCGCCGTCGAGGCCCTGCAGTTCCAGGCCGACCTGATCCACAAGCACAAGGTCGCCCCGGTGCCGGTGTCGAGCACCGACTACTCCGGCCCGCAGAAGCTGTTCTCCGCCAGGCGCGCCGCGATGATCCTCACCGGCCCGTGGGACCTCGACCCGATCAGGAAGACCAGCCCCGACCTGGAGCTCGGCGTCGCGCCGCCGCTGAAGCACCGGACGCGGGCCACGCAGGCGGCCGGGGTCAGCATGTTCGTGCCGGCCAAGGCCGCCCGGCCCGAGCTGTCCTGGGACTTCATCAAGCGCGTCACCGCGCTGGAGGTCGAGCAGGCCGCCACGAAGGAGACCGGCATGCTCATGCCGCGCAAGTCCTGGTCCGACCTGCCGGAAGTGCAGTCGGACCCGGACATCAAGGTCTTCGCCGACGCGCTGCCCACCGCCCAGGACTCCTCCCAGCAGGTGCGCCTGACCGGTCAGCTCGGCAAGTGGGAGGAACAGCTCAAGGTCATGTACCAGCAGGTGCTCATCCAGAACCAGCCGGCCGCCGAGGCCCTGGACGCCTTCGCCAGGTCCGCCGAGGGCTACCTCAAGTGA
- a CDS encoding carbohydrate ABC transporter permease — translation MRPRTLQGRYARTAYLFLLPAILFFGAFFYLPIGNVVATSFRTGPQADRWTGLGNYAEALGDPAVRHSFLVTVAFAVLVVIGSIVLGLALAMALDQPLRGRVVFRVLLLVPYLTSVAIVGLLWRNILDPELGVLNRVLGALGLPEQQWLNTAPLLTIAGVTLWQSVGYTMVLFLAGLQGIPETYHEAARIDGADAWRRFWRITLPLLAPTTLFVSVMAVISGLQAFGQAYIITNGGPGDATDLSVFHIFNVAFRTRDFGYSSAQSVLLLVVIVAFTLVQLRAGRRGEVTY, via the coding sequence GTGAGGCCCCGCACGCTCCAGGGCCGTTACGCGCGGACGGCCTACCTGTTCCTCCTCCCGGCCATCCTGTTCTTCGGCGCCTTCTTCTACCTGCCGATCGGCAACGTCGTCGCGACCAGCTTCCGCACCGGCCCGCAGGCCGACCGGTGGACGGGGCTCGGCAACTACGCCGAGGCCCTGGGCGACCCGGCCGTGCGGCACTCGTTCCTGGTGACGGTGGCGTTCGCGGTGCTGGTGGTGATCGGGTCGATCGTGCTCGGGCTGGCCCTGGCGATGGCGCTGGACCAGCCGCTCAGGGGCCGGGTGGTGTTCCGGGTGCTGCTGCTGGTGCCGTACCTGACGTCGGTCGCGATCGTCGGGCTGCTGTGGCGCAACATCCTCGACCCCGAGCTGGGCGTGCTCAACCGGGTGCTCGGCGCGCTCGGGCTGCCCGAGCAGCAGTGGCTCAACACCGCGCCGCTGCTCACCATCGCCGGCGTCACGCTGTGGCAGAGCGTCGGCTACACGATGGTGCTGTTCCTCGCCGGGCTTCAGGGCATTCCCGAGACCTACCACGAGGCCGCGCGGATCGACGGGGCCGACGCCTGGCGGCGGTTCTGGCGGATCACGCTGCCGCTGCTCGCGCCGACGACGCTGTTCGTCTCGGTGATGGCGGTGATCTCGGGGCTGCAGGCGTTCGGGCAGGCGTACATCATCACCAACGGCGGGCCCGGCGACGCCACCGACCTGTCGGTCTTCCACATCTTCAACGTCGCCTTCCGCACCCGCGACTTCGGCTACTCCTCGGCGCAGTCGGTGCTGCTGCTCGTCGTGATCGTCGCGTTCACGCTGGTGCAGCTGCGGGCCGGGCGGCGCGGGGAGGTCACCTACTGA
- a CDS encoding carbohydrate ABC transporter permease, with amino-acid sequence MRKALLHITLGLAALVTVVPLLYMVSLSLQTEAETLAADAVLVPDSPQWGNYAELFTRAPFGDFIVNSLVVAGVITLAHLVFDPLVGYVFAKFRFPLRNTLFVALLATLMVPFFVRMIPLYVLMANLGWLNTYQGLITPFLMDAFGIFLMRQFIQPIPDDLINAARIDGASELRIYRSVILPQTRPALAVLALFTFVFQWNEFLWPLVATTTPEMRTIPVGLTLFNQEYFTLWHLTAAGSVILFVPTAVLFVLTQRYFVRGIALTGLK; translated from the coding sequence ATGCGCAAGGCCCTGCTCCACATCACGCTCGGGCTGGCCGCCCTGGTCACCGTGGTGCCGCTGCTCTACATGGTGTCGCTGTCGCTCCAGACCGAGGCCGAGACGCTGGCCGCCGACGCGGTGCTCGTCCCGGACTCGCCCCAGTGGGGCAACTACGCCGAGCTGTTCACCCGCGCGCCGTTCGGCGACTTCATCGTCAACAGCCTGGTCGTGGCGGGCGTGATCACGCTGGCGCACCTGGTGTTCGACCCGCTCGTCGGGTACGTCTTCGCGAAGTTCCGCTTCCCGCTGCGCAACACCCTGTTCGTGGCGCTGCTGGCCACGCTCATGGTGCCGTTCTTCGTGCGGATGATCCCGCTGTACGTGCTGATGGCCAACCTGGGGTGGCTGAACACGTACCAGGGGCTGATCACGCCGTTCCTCATGGACGCCTTCGGGATCTTCCTCATGCGGCAGTTCATCCAGCCCATCCCGGACGACCTCATCAACGCCGCCCGCATCGACGGCGCGTCGGAGCTGCGCATCTACCGCAGCGTCATCCTGCCGCAGACCCGGCCGGCGCTGGCCGTGCTCGCCCTGTTCACCTTCGTCTTCCAGTGGAACGAGTTCCTCTGGCCGCTGGTCGCCACCACCACGCCCGAGATGCGCACCATCCCGGTCGGGCTCACCCTGTTCAACCAGGAGTACTTCACGCTGTGGCACCTGACGGCCGCGGGCTCGGTGATCCTCTTCGTGCCCACCGCCGTGCTGTTCGTCCTCACCCAGCGCTACTTCGTCCGGGGCATCGCCCTGACCGGCCTCAAATAA
- a CDS encoding sulfatase-like hydrolase/transferase: protein MRPNVIVVLTDQQRWDTVGPLTPNLDRMARNGTQATVALTPQPVCAPARAALQTGRYPTTTGVYRNGRVLPPEERTLAHHFGAAGYATGYIGKWHLAGSEPVPEEQRGGYRSWLGANALEHTSDAYRTIVFDEAGEPVLLPGYRSDALIDAAIRFVADHHDEPFYLFVSLLEPHHQNEVDDYPAPDGYEERYQGAWLPPDLAALGGTAHRHLGGYLGQVKRLDEGLGRLLDALRSLGLLDDTIVAYTSDHGNHFKTRNGEYKRSCHDASLRVPLAVRGPGFDGGGAIARPVSTLDLPPTLLAAAGLPVPEAMQGRSFLPLLRDARADWPEEVFFQVSESEVGRGIRTSRWKYYAVAEDAHPWDDPAAGRYREQALYDLEHDPHELVNLAGYPSHAEVAAGLRERLARRIAEAEGARPEIEPAAGREAPHQTMTDPEVRLRGPQPVRIGHQRK from the coding sequence TTGCGTCCGAACGTGATCGTCGTCCTTACCGACCAGCAGCGGTGGGACACCGTCGGCCCGCTCACCCCCAACCTCGACAGGATGGCCAGGAACGGCACGCAGGCCACGGTCGCGCTCACCCCGCAGCCGGTGTGCGCGCCCGCCCGCGCCGCGCTCCAGACGGGCCGGTACCCGACCACGACCGGCGTGTACCGCAACGGGCGCGTCCTGCCGCCGGAGGAGCGCACGCTGGCGCACCACTTCGGCGCGGCCGGCTACGCCACCGGCTACATCGGCAAGTGGCACCTGGCGGGCAGCGAGCCGGTGCCGGAGGAGCAGCGCGGCGGCTACCGGTCCTGGCTGGGCGCGAACGCGCTGGAGCACACCTCCGACGCCTACCGCACGATCGTCTTCGACGAGGCGGGCGAGCCGGTGCTGCTGCCCGGCTACCGCTCCGACGCGCTGATCGACGCCGCGATCCGGTTCGTCGCCGACCACCACGACGAGCCGTTCTACCTGTTCGTCTCGCTGCTGGAGCCGCACCACCAGAACGAGGTGGACGACTACCCGGCCCCCGACGGCTACGAGGAGCGCTACCAGGGCGCCTGGCTGCCGCCGGACCTGGCCGCGCTCGGCGGCACCGCCCACCGCCACCTGGGCGGCTACCTCGGCCAGGTCAAACGCCTGGACGAAGGGCTCGGCCGGCTGCTGGACGCGCTGCGCAGCCTCGGCCTGCTGGACGACACGATCGTGGCCTACACCTCCGACCACGGCAACCACTTCAAGACCCGCAACGGCGAGTACAAGCGCTCCTGCCACGACGCCTCGCTGCGGGTGCCGCTGGCGGTGCGCGGCCCCGGCTTCGACGGCGGCGGCGCGATCGCCCGCCCGGTCAGCACCCTCGACCTGCCGCCGACGCTGCTGGCGGCCGCCGGGCTGCCGGTGCCGGAGGCGATGCAGGGCCGCTCGTTCCTGCCGCTGCTCCGCGACGCCCGCGCCGACTGGCCGGAGGAGGTGTTCTTCCAGGTCAGCGAGTCGGAGGTGGGGCGCGGCATCCGCACCTCGCGGTGGAAGTACTACGCCGTCGCCGAGGACGCCCACCCCTGGGACGACCCGGCCGCCGGCCGCTACCGCGAGCAGGCCCTCTACGACCTGGAGCACGACCCGCACGAGCTGGTGAACCTGGCCGGCTACCCGTCGCACGCCGAGGTCGCGGCCGGGCTGCGGGAGCGGCTGGCGCGCCGGATCGCCGAGGCCGAGGGCGCCCGGCCGGAGATCGAGCCGGCCGCCGGGCGCGAGGCGCCGCACCAGACGATGACGGACCCCGAGGTGCGGCTGCGCGGCCCGCAACCGGTCCGGATCGGCCACCAGCGCAAGTAG
- a CDS encoding M28 family metallopeptidase — translation MRSLLGAITVAAVALSPLAVAAPAEAHGRDDAAIRKLVKDVSGKNVKKHLKAFQAIADANGGTRVSSSPGFDASRDYVARKLRAAGYQVTIQPFEFTFDGYRTPPVLKRTGPAPEKTYTYGFFQDYVAMADSPSGSASGTIQPVDLVLPPGAAANTSTSGCEASDFAGFVPGNVALMQRGTCNFRVKVDNAIAAGAKAAIVFNEGQEGRTEVDLNPTLSGPGVTIPAFFTRFSVGQELAAAAGTTVQLNWDPVVEQRTTYNVIAQTRKGDPDHVVMLGAHLDSVQEGPGINDNGSGSAGILEVALQFARTKPKNAVRFAFWGAEEFGLLGSEHYVASLTEEERAKIALYLNFDMIASPNYTFGIYDGDGDAFGTAGPAGSDVIEEDFEKFFAGRGLPHTATAFTGRSDYGPFIAVGIPSGGLFTGAEVLKTEEEAAIFGGTAGIPLDPCYHSVCDTIANIDDKALDVNSDAIAALTAKYAFDTGAIGTAPAPAAGRAGQAERAGHTHKPADAAS, via the coding sequence ATGCGTTCCCTACTCGGCGCCATCACCGTGGCCGCCGTGGCCCTGTCCCCGTTAGCCGTCGCAGCCCCCGCCGAGGCCCACGGCCGCGACGACGCCGCGATCCGCAAGCTCGTCAAGGACGTCTCAGGCAAGAACGTCAAGAAACACCTCAAAGCATTCCAGGCCATCGCGGACGCCAACGGCGGCACCCGCGTCTCCAGCAGCCCCGGCTTCGACGCCTCCCGCGACTACGTGGCCCGCAAGCTCCGCGCCGCCGGCTACCAGGTGACGATCCAGCCGTTCGAGTTCACCTTCGACGGCTACCGCACCCCGCCCGTGCTCAAGCGCACCGGCCCCGCCCCGGAGAAGACCTACACCTACGGCTTCTTCCAGGACTACGTGGCGATGGCCGACTCCCCGTCCGGCTCGGCGAGCGGCACCATCCAGCCTGTGGACCTGGTGCTGCCGCCCGGCGCGGCGGCCAACACCTCGACGTCGGGGTGCGAGGCGAGCGACTTCGCCGGGTTCGTCCCGGGCAACGTCGCGCTCATGCAGCGCGGCACCTGCAACTTCCGCGTCAAGGTGGACAACGCGATCGCGGCCGGCGCCAAGGCGGCCATCGTCTTCAACGAGGGCCAGGAGGGCCGCACCGAGGTCGACCTCAACCCCACCCTCAGCGGGCCCGGCGTGACGATCCCGGCGTTCTTCACCCGGTTCTCGGTCGGCCAGGAGCTGGCCGCGGCCGCGGGCACGACGGTCCAGCTCAACTGGGACCCGGTCGTGGAGCAGCGGACCACGTACAACGTGATCGCGCAGACCAGGAAGGGCGACCCGGACCACGTCGTCATGCTCGGCGCGCACCTGGACAGCGTCCAGGAGGGCCCCGGCATCAACGACAACGGCTCGGGCAGCGCCGGGATCCTGGAGGTGGCGCTGCAGTTCGCCAGGACCAAGCCGAAGAACGCGGTGCGCTTCGCGTTCTGGGGCGCCGAGGAGTTCGGCCTGCTCGGCTCCGAGCACTACGTGGCGTCCCTGACGGAGGAGGAGCGGGCGAAGATCGCCCTGTACCTCAACTTCGACATGATCGCCTCGCCGAACTACACGTTCGGGATCTACGACGGCGACGGCGACGCCTTCGGCACCGCGGGCCCCGCCGGGTCCGACGTGATCGAGGAGGACTTCGAGAAGTTCTTCGCCGGGCGCGGCCTGCCCCACACGGCGACGGCGTTCACCGGCCGCTCCGACTACGGGCCGTTCATCGCGGTCGGCATCCCCTCGGGCGGCCTGTTCACCGGCGCCGAGGTGCTGAAGACCGAGGAGGAGGCGGCGATCTTCGGCGGCACCGCCGGGATCCCGCTCGACCCCTGCTACCACAGCGTCTGCGACACGATCGCGAACATCGACGACAAGGCCCTCGACGTCAACTCCGACGCCATCGCCGCCCTGACCGCCAAGTACGCCTTCGACACCGGCGCCATCGGCACCGCCCCCGCCCCGGCCGCCGGGCGGGCCGGGCAGGCCGAGCGGGCCGGGCACACCCACAAGCCCGCCGACGCGGCGAGCTGA